In Sphaerodactylus townsendi isolate TG3544 linkage group LG13, MPM_Stown_v2.3, whole genome shotgun sequence, one DNA window encodes the following:
- the CMKLR1 gene encoding LOW QUALITY PROTEIN: chemerin-like receptor 1 (The sequence of the model RefSeq protein was modified relative to this genomic sequence to represent the inferred CDS: deleted 2 bases in 1 codon), whose product MGLVFTTMRSLSNDSEYDYYGPDHEYTTDELHGKEQTYDSKTIARILTVFIYTITCLLGLVGNGLVIGIIAFKMKKSINALWFLNLAVADFLFNVFLPLTISYTALGYNWVFGRGMCKVNSFLLILNMYTSVFSLATISVDRCISVIFPVWSQNHRNPKIAYLLCPLIWILGTLMSSPSLVFRDTETVRYTGNIICFNNYYLPSSPNDHQLHDMRHITVNVTRFLAGFIMPMTIITVCYMIIIFRLRRNRLAKSKRPLRIIVAIIMTFFLCWCPYHVFNLLETQHRSVFGPVLEIGLPIVTSIAVANSCMNPILYVFMGQDFKKFKMTFLSRMVNALSEDTVHSSLHRKSLTKASSMTEKETILL is encoded by the exons ATGGGCTTGGTCTTCACCACAATGAGGAGTCTGAGTAACGATTCCGAGTATGACTACTACGGTCCCGATCATGAGTACACCACCGACGAGCTCCACGGCAAAGAACAGACGTACGACTCAAAG ACTATCGCTCGGATTCTCACCGTTTTCATCTACACCATCACTTGCCTCCTGGGCTTGGTGGGCAACGGACTGGTCATCGGAATCATTGCGTTCAAGATGAAGAAGTCGATCAACGCGCTCTGGTTCCTCAACCTGGCGGTGGCTGACTTCTTGTTCAATGTCTTCCTGCCGCTGACAATCAGCTACACGGCCTTGGGCTACAACTGGGTGTTCGGGAGAGGCATGTGCAAAGTCAACTCCTTCCTTCTCATTCTCAACATGTACACCAGCGTATTCTCGTTGGCTACCATCAGCGTTGACCGCTGCATCTCGGTCATTTTCCCGGTCTGGTCCCAAAACCACCGAAATCCTAAAATTGCGTACTTACTGTGTCCTCTTATCTGGATCCTTGGCACCTTAATGAGTTCCCCCTCCCTCGTTTTCCGGGACACTGAAACGGTTCGCTACACGGGCAACATCATTTGTTTCAACAATTACTATTTGCCCAGTTCTCCAAATGATCACCAGCTACATGACATGAGACATATAACGGTAAACGTCACGAGATTCCTGGCTGGGTTCATCATGCCCATGACTATTATCACAGTTTGCTACATGATCATCATTTTCCGGCTAAGAAGGAATCGCCTCGCCAAGTCCAAAAGACCTTTAAGAATAATTGTCGCTATTATAATGACCTTCTTCCTATGCTGGTGTCCCTATCATGTCTTCAACCTGCTGGAAACTCAACACCGCTCTGTCTTTGGCCCTGTATTAGAGATTGGGTTGCCAATTGTGACCTCAATTGCAGTTGCTAACAGCTGCATGAACCCCATTCTTTACGTCTTCATGGGCCAAGatttcaaaaagttcaagatgACCTTCCTGTCCCGAATGGTAAATGCACTGAGCGAGGACACCGTTCATTCGTCTCTCCACCGCAAGAGCCTCACGAAAGCCTCTTCAATGACAGAAAAGGAAACTATTTTACTTTGA